The Leptospira yasudae genome contains a region encoding:
- a CDS encoding M28 family peptidase — MKQIYALILLLISVPGYAENRNSKVEIIENHIENIIKGGDFRNFYSEKNLRNSMYYIESQFALNKIESKRQSYKVNGTEYHNILASVGPKNSEKIIIGAHYDVAGEQQGADDNASGVAGLLEIARILKQNENKLKYNFELVAFTLEEPPYFRTEIMGSYVHAKSLSDKKEKVKFMISLEMIGYFSDEKNSQKYPNFLMGLKYPSKGNFIAGIGKSREEKLLEEMADTFKKENKIPFEYFSTDISVPGIDFSDHLNYWKFGFSAIMITDTAFLRNKNYHKSSDTINTLQFDKIKFVIDGLVLFLMNLE, encoded by the coding sequence ATGAAACAAATTTATGCACTAATACTTTTACTAATTTCTGTTCCGGGTTACGCTGAAAACCGTAACTCAAAAGTTGAAATCATTGAAAATCATATAGAAAATATAATTAAAGGCGGTGATTTTCGTAACTTTTACTCTGAAAAGAATCTGCGAAATTCAATGTATTATATTGAGAGTCAATTCGCTTTAAATAAAATAGAATCTAAAAGACAATCATATAAAGTTAATGGAACAGAATATCACAATATACTCGCTTCGGTAGGTCCTAAAAATTCCGAAAAAATAATAATCGGCGCTCACTACGATGTTGCAGGTGAGCAACAAGGCGCCGATGATAACGCTTCAGGCGTAGCGGGATTATTGGAAATTGCTAGAATCTTAAAACAGAATGAAAATAAATTAAAATACAATTTTGAATTAGTAGCCTTTACACTGGAAGAGCCTCCATATTTTAGAACGGAGATTATGGGAAGCTACGTTCATGCTAAATCCTTATCTGACAAAAAAGAGAAAGTGAAATTTATGATAAGCTTAGAAATGATTGGTTATTTCAGTGATGAAAAGAATTCCCAGAAATATCCTAACTTTCTAATGGGATTAAAATATCCGTCAAAAGGAAATTTTATTGCTGGAATAGGAAAATCAAGGGAAGAAAAGCTTTTAGAGGAAATGGCTGACACCTTCAAAAAAGAAAACAAAATTCCTTTTGAATATTTTTCCACTGACATTTCGGTGCCTGGGATTGATTTTTCTGATCACCTAAACTACTGGAAATTTGGTTTTAGCGCAATTATGATTACCGATACTGCATTCTTAAGGAACAAGAATTATCACAAAAGTTCAGACACAATTAACACTTTGCAGTTTGATAAAATTAAGTTTGTGATTGATGGACTTGTATTGTTCTTAATGAATTTGGAATAA
- a CDS encoding mobilome CxxCx(11)CxxC protein, translated as MGKITSETKKRLRDLSINALATKICYSERIKKIRKERSIFDYLIISLPVVLYMLYSFPRLIGLSENVCFVRILDVAGTLVTVAAVLYGVYKAIFQPDSMLENYIRGLTSNVFEAKEARYILNSNSEELAQMYLKMSAYLEDVDTSNLADNSEAENQFAYRMALKEFNEGPCPYCNSPPVPFLYSEKCCNVCGNKPKNEE; from the coding sequence ATGGGAAAAATTACGTCTGAAACTAAGAAAAGACTAAGAGATCTGTCGATCAATGCTTTAGCCACTAAGATCTGTTATTCTGAGAGGATAAAAAAGATTCGAAAAGAGAGAAGTATATTCGATTATTTAATTATATCTCTTCCAGTTGTGCTTTATATGTTGTACTCATTTCCTAGATTAATTGGACTATCTGAAAACGTATGCTTTGTCCGAATTCTGGATGTAGCTGGAACTCTTGTGACAGTTGCAGCAGTTCTTTACGGAGTTTATAAAGCAATTTTTCAACCTGACTCCATGCTTGAGAATTATATTCGTGGCTTAACTAGTAATGTTTTTGAAGCAAAAGAAGCCAGATATATTCTAAATTCGAATTCCGAAGAATTGGCTCAAATGTATTTAAAAATGTCAGCATATCTAGAAGATGTTGATACAAGTAACTTGGCTGATAATAGCGAGGCTGAAAATCAGTTCGCATATAGAATGGCGTTAAAAGAATTTAATGAGGGCCCTTGTCCTTATTGCAACTCTCCACCCGTTCCATTCTTATATAGTGAAAAGTGTTGTAATGTTTGCGGAAATAAACCCAAAAATGAGGAATAA
- a CDS encoding helix-turn-helix domain-containing protein: MKKESSKLFNSLSKGLNEAIEYTKGKKVQGVKAQIIEIQKLPTFKGKEIRNIRTNLHLTQNTFAQALGVSTKTIEAWESGKNIPQGPAQRMLFILKNNSKALNILGIKN, from the coding sequence ATGAAAAAAGAAAGTAGTAAGTTATTTAATAGTCTTTCTAAAGGACTTAACGAAGCAATTGAATACACTAAAGGTAAAAAAGTTCAAGGTGTAAAAGCACAGATTATTGAAATTCAGAAATTACCAACGTTTAAAGGTAAGGAAATTCGAAATATTAGAACTAACTTACACCTTACTCAAAATACTTTTGCTCAAGCGTTAGGTGTTTCTACTAAAACAATCGAGGCTTGGGAATCGGGAAAAAACATTCCACAGGGTCCAGCTCAAAGAATGTTATTCATTCTTAAAAATAATTCGAAGGCATTGAATATTTTAGGGATTAAAAATTAA
- a CDS encoding DUF4365 domain-containing protein — MAFNDNPSIDIYSKASEQSVLCARSFFSQKNNFIAREETPDFGVDLDVELMINSKASGFKFAIQIKSFQEIETIEIHETVYVKYSIATSRLGYLTRRKPGFGMILLFDDKTNLLYYDYIENIYEIVMNRHKDESWKNQNDVTFYIPVTNQLNSSEINLVYSKMKRRFENTDEMYSQTSRNFGIPQFEAREKLSIEGILEKFGYIFYNKGDYSFLVGKLKELSLSSITGSPTLVLLAALVYSETGSLHDALFFYNKAEKYRNQYTESELDALNISKISIEYFKGDISSSDYLLKLKEIKGTASNAQNQMLIEVKIISCEYSEDLDYNKEDRYIARLFDVVDKYLKDKEDLSDGEVNNLLEVASIAHEISIHHYLKNLTEYKIKSKLQAEVVLPERTSHALKMIDFFIIPQLIVNKLLDLDIVKGNEILKANAYSKLSYFFYTRMMQSINMHYSEPAMLSVLKSSQAENLYLYHFKLAIIAFNTYNASNYLQHAYESLSSALEINESYVYLFNKEISKDHVERIRTIMSKLESVLDKVSYEPISLKALQEIKAIPNKTILEISEEEKNNFADHMINSLALPEERKRNIINEIETLKYLKENVDEKYFDILTNLEHTKQLKTLYSEPSRFIIICKSCRYETKESSNKDALLNQLKEQHSHVCL; from the coding sequence ATGGCATTTAATGACAATCCATCGATAGACATTTATTCTAAAGCCAGTGAGCAGTCTGTTTTATGTGCTAGATCTTTTTTTTCACAGAAAAATAACTTTATAGCAAGAGAAGAAACACCAGATTTTGGAGTGGATTTAGACGTTGAATTGATGATTAATAGCAAAGCTTCTGGATTTAAGTTCGCAATTCAAATCAAAAGTTTTCAGGAAATTGAAACTATTGAGATACATGAAACAGTATATGTAAAGTATTCAATAGCTACATCAAGATTGGGCTATTTAACTCGTAGAAAGCCGGGTTTTGGAATGATTTTGCTCTTTGATGATAAAACAAATCTGCTATATTACGATTATATAGAGAATATATATGAGATAGTTATGAATCGTCATAAAGACGAAAGCTGGAAGAATCAAAATGATGTAACATTCTATATCCCTGTAACTAATCAATTAAACAGCTCAGAAATTAATTTAGTCTATTCTAAAATGAAAAGAAGGTTTGAAAATACGGATGAAATGTATTCTCAAACTTCGCGGAACTTCGGTATTCCTCAATTTGAAGCAAGAGAAAAATTAAGTATCGAAGGAATATTGGAAAAATTCGGTTATATATTTTATAACAAAGGAGATTACTCTTTTCTTGTCGGAAAATTGAAGGAACTTTCACTAAGTTCCATTACTGGTAGTCCTACCTTGGTATTGCTCGCCGCTCTTGTATATTCTGAAACGGGCTCTCTTCATGACGCACTTTTCTTTTACAATAAGGCTGAGAAGTATCGAAATCAGTACACAGAATCAGAATTGGATGCATTAAATATTTCTAAGATTTCTATTGAATATTTTAAAGGAGATATTTCCTCTTCGGATTATCTTCTGAAATTGAAAGAAATAAAGGGAACTGCCTCTAACGCACAGAATCAAATGTTAATAGAGGTTAAAATAATTTCTTGCGAGTATAGTGAAGATTTAGATTATAATAAAGAGGATCGCTATATTGCTAGACTATTCGATGTGGTTGATAAGTATCTTAAAGATAAAGAAGATCTAAGCGACGGGGAAGTTAATAACCTATTGGAAGTTGCATCAATTGCTCATGAAATATCAATACATCATTATTTAAAAAATTTAACAGAGTATAAAATTAAAAGCAAATTGCAAGCGGAGGTGGTTCTTCCCGAAAGAACTAGTCACGCTTTGAAAATGATCGATTTCTTTATAATCCCGCAGCTTATAGTGAATAAGCTACTTGATTTAGATATAGTAAAGGGCAATGAAATTCTCAAAGCGAATGCTTATTCGAAGCTATCTTACTTTTTTTATACAAGAATGATGCAGTCCATTAATATGCATTATTCAGAGCCTGCAATGCTTTCAGTGTTGAAAAGCTCTCAGGCAGAAAATTTATATTTATATCATTTCAAATTGGCAATAATCGCATTTAATACCTATAATGCCTCTAATTATTTACAGCATGCTTATGAGTCGCTTTCCTCAGCACTTGAGATTAACGAGTCTTACGTTTATTTATTTAATAAAGAAATTTCAAAGGATCATGTTGAAAGGATAAGGACAATAATGAGCAAATTGGAGTCAGTCTTAGATAAAGTCTCATATGAGCCGATTTCCCTTAAGGCACTTCAAGAAATAAAAGCTATTCCTAATAAGACTATTTTGGAAATTTCTGAAGAAGAGAAAAATAATTTTGCTGATCATATGATTAATTCTTTAGCGTTGCCTGAGGAAAGGAAAAGAAATATAATTAATGAAATTGAGACATTGAAATATTTAAAAGAAAATGTTGACGAAAAATATTTTGATATCCTAACGAATCTTGAACATACTAAACAACTTAAGACTTTGTATTCTGAGCCATCCCGTTTTATTATTATCTGTAAAAGCTGCAGATATGAAACGAAGGAAAGTTCTAATAAAGACGCTCTTCTTAATCAATTAAAGGAACAACATTCTCACGTTTGTCTTTAA
- a CDS encoding type II toxin-antitoxin system RelE/ParE family toxin, with translation MKRIFIHLPDFDLFWKKAGLADEELKELQEFLLENPKYGPVIKGSNGIRKIRWKKKGIGKSGGIRVFYLDIEEFSVLFLITLLEKNDKENISKKELTILSDLVTSLKEAIQSKRARHEKRK, from the coding sequence TTGAAAAGAATATTCATTCACCTTCCAGATTTCGATCTATTTTGGAAGAAAGCTGGACTTGCTGATGAAGAGTTAAAAGAACTTCAAGAGTTTCTATTAGAAAATCCGAAGTATGGTCCAGTTATTAAAGGTTCTAATGGAATCAGAAAGATACGATGGAAAAAGAAAGGAATAGGTAAAAGCGGGGGAATTCGAGTCTTTTACTTAGATATTGAGGAATTCTCAGTATTATTCCTAATAACACTTCTTGAAAAGAATGACAAGGAAAATATTTCTAAGAAAGAACTAACGATATTATCAGATTTAGTAACTTCTTTAAAAGAAGCGATTCAATCAAAGAGAGCGCGACATGAAAAAAGAAAGTAG
- a CDS encoding transcriptional regulator produces MTSKKTEKLVGKKVQAVLQDHGESQKEAAPELNITPAGLNNIIQGRVESLSQTFLTSFKERYKINLDWLLDDSRSIKPVLYSSSDEGPVFQMDEDKVLFSKIKNTKGLKEIVKTLLQISPEQRKIIADVASEFSKKK; encoded by the coding sequence ATGACCTCAAAGAAAACTGAAAAATTAGTCGGAAAGAAGGTACAAGCAGTTCTTCAAGATCACGGCGAAAGTCAAAAGGAAGCCGCTCCTGAGTTAAATATTACTCCAGCAGGATTAAATAATATCATTCAGGGTAGAGTAGAATCTTTGTCTCAAACATTCTTAACTTCCTTTAAGGAAAGATATAAGATTAACCTCGATTGGCTTTTAGATGATTCAAGATCGATTAAACCTGTTTTGTATTCTTCATCTGATGAAGGACCGGTTTTTCAGATGGATGAGGATAAAGTTTTATTCAGTAAAATCAAGAATACAAAAGGGCTTAAAGAAATCGTAAAAACTCTATTACAGATTTCTCCTGAACAAAGAAAAATAATTGCCGATGTCGCTTCTGAATTTTCGAAAAAGAAGTGA
- a CDS encoding potassium channel family protein, producing the protein MEKEEMQRQFPFAIIDLATVVLSVYVLSALLLSSFLKLDSELERLLNFIDNLICVFFIFDFSYKFFTAENKLSYLKWGWIDLLSSIPTLDYFRAGRLFRLIRLLRILRALRSSKNLIHFIFRNKAQGAFSSVALIAFIIIIFSSIAILQVEDNANSNIKTAEDALWWSYTTITTVGYGDKFPVTTEGRLIAAILMTTGVGLFGTFTGFVASWFVSSKSNAESNQ; encoded by the coding sequence ATGGAAAAAGAAGAAATGCAAAGGCAGTTTCCTTTTGCAATTATCGATCTGGCGACGGTTGTCTTATCAGTTTACGTTTTAAGTGCACTATTGCTAAGTTCTTTTCTTAAGTTAGATTCAGAATTGGAAAGATTATTAAACTTTATCGATAATCTAATCTGTGTCTTCTTTATCTTCGATTTTTCTTACAAGTTCTTCACTGCGGAAAATAAACTTTCTTACTTAAAATGGGGATGGATCGATTTACTTTCTAGTATTCCGACTTTAGATTATTTTAGAGCAGGGCGACTATTTCGTTTAATTCGACTTTTACGAATTCTTCGAGCACTACGATCTTCGAAAAATCTGATCCATTTTATTTTTAGGAACAAAGCGCAAGGGGCATTTTCTTCCGTTGCTTTAATCGCTTTTATAATAATTATCTTTTCTTCGATTGCGATTCTTCAGGTAGAAGATAATGCAAATAGTAATATCAAGACGGCAGAAGATGCTCTTTGGTGGTCTTATACAACAATCACAACCGTTGGTTACGGAGATAAATTTCCTGTTACAACTGAGGGTAGGTTAATAGCTGCGATTTTAATGACAACTGGAGTAGGTCTTTTCGGAACTTTTACTGGATTCGTCGCTTCTTGGTTTGTTTCATCGAAATCAAATGCTGAAAGTAATCAGTAA
- a CDS encoding helix-turn-helix domain-containing protein, with translation MGVKLVSGPYPHSESRKRRFWWPFRAQNPSSEQTKASFASEISKEEQKAFFDRLRTARIEANLTQTQVAKKLGRHQSYISQMESGQRRLLIEDFYILFRLYNKPPEYFYSVFSE, from the coding sequence ATGGGCGTTAAATTAGTATCCGGACCGTACCCTCATTCGGAAAGCAGAAAAAGACGCTTCTGGTGGCCTTTCCGCGCCCAAAATCCATCCTCCGAGCAAACTAAAGCGAGTTTTGCGAGTGAAATATCGAAGGAAGAACAGAAGGCTTTCTTTGATCGACTGAGAACAGCGAGGATTGAAGCTAATTTAACCCAGACTCAAGTTGCAAAGAAACTTGGAAGACATCAAAGTTACATTTCACAGATGGAATCAGGCCAACGTCGATTATTGATCGAAGACTTTTATATTTTATTCAGACTTTATAATAAACCTCCTGAATATTTCTATTCCGTATTTTCTGAGTAA